The genomic region GCAGTGGAGCGGATTCGCGATCGATGCGGACGATGTCCCGACGCAACCGATGACGCTTTCGACGCCTCTTGATCCTGTGCCCCTGGAGAATCCCATGCCCATTTTCGATCTGTCCCCGCCCAGCGATGCGCAGCGCCAGTCGCTCGCCGTCGCGCTGTCGCCGGAAGAGCGCCGCGTGCTGTTGTCGCACGGCACCGAAGCGCCGTTCTGCGGCGTGTTCCTCGACAACAAGCGCGACGGCGTCTACGTCTGCCGCTTCTGCGCGCTGCCGCTGTTCCGTTCCAGCGCGAAATTCGATTCCGGCACCGGCTGGCCGAGTTTCTTCGCGCCGTACGACGAAGCGCACATCGGCCGCATCCGCGACGTCAGCCATGGCATGGTGCGGGTGGAGATCGTCTGCAAGCGCTGCAGCAGCCATCTGGGGCACGTGTTTCCCGACGGCCCACCGCCGACCGGTGAACGGCACTGCCTGAATTCGGTGTCGCTGGGTTTCGTCGGCGCGGATGAATCGCTTCCAGACCCGCTGCAGCGCGGCGAAAACAAGGCATGGCAGCGCCTCGGCTAGGCCCACGCCGGTCGATTGCGTATGCTATCGACCACTTTGCCACCCGTTGCAGCGCCATGACCGACACGCTCCCCGACCGTCTTTCCAACGATCCGCGCAGCCCGCACTACGACGCCGAACTGCTGGAACGCGGCATCGGCATCATTTTCAACGGCGTGGACCGCACCAATGTCGAGGAATA from Lysobacter sp. harbors:
- the msrB gene encoding peptide-methionine (R)-S-oxide reductase MsrB, whose product is MPIFDLSPPSDAQRQSLAVALSPEERRVLLSHGTEAPFCGVFLDNKRDGVYVCRFCALPLFRSSAKFDSGTGWPSFFAPYDEAHIGRIRDVSHGMVRVEIVCKRCSSHLGHVFPDGPPPTGERHCLNSVSLGFVGADESLPDPLQRGENKAWQRLG
- a CDS encoding DUF3297 family protein; this translates as MTDTLPDRLSNDPRSPHYDAELLERGIGIIFNGVDRTNVEEYCVSEGWVRVIAGKALDRRGQPMTMKLKGTVEPYLRNPE